One genomic window of Dromaius novaehollandiae isolate bDroNov1 chromosome 23, bDroNov1.hap1, whole genome shotgun sequence includes the following:
- the LOC135330658 gene encoding maestro heat-like repeat-containing protein family member 7 — protein MAERCPSHPAATWGEEEDRPPSRPTEAWVEEEDRCPGFSMRTWVKEEDEAPGHPIGAWVEEWDEPPGFSMGPWLKEEDGPASCSMEACEEAVQTDVIPVAIEGMKDMSACDTSAATHMLEDMMGYCAAKPEHLQQIVAYIYEKLPGIREATAQGILKSFLLLLTCHYPSEVVTGLLNCSPTCDSVAVAMWEVTVSQSLTAEKVLQELLSVLQERPLCKPGTTIKDLTCMLPLTATRALNIILLQHTCKQEVKALFPRLYLALLFQVSFTLVHAPEDIPAFSREGKLMSPRPVRTAVQAMQALLCCTGYGEQVTAMQQQGGWEMISRPETHLTGVALLARQMRGNPPEERAEIFLNLSLALRGKDKCQEIPSMAFFIELLQCPDLCAAADEAALSLCQARLDNERQVMRWLALRGFLALSEKPATARKMQEFIPDVVQRLQDADGEMDAKALAVLRNVLRHANPRQASHMAVQLARDLLSLFPSEVGVVREMAMRLFGELLGRAVGGERQHMKQLARQGLLPLFLHFGDPHPGAAQVQGTVAGHAAAPAAQAALVDAAKLLSWKQLRKLAETAQTWHIGECLLREAGPVASEYVRRSCCYLEHPRAPLREQAVRFIVLQRLEKDSSPTVRCLGMQTIFILRAPRKASPSGFSFQALRACLRRARQLWRPGPGTGAA, from the exons atggCGGAGAGATGCCCCAGCCACCCCGCGGCCACGTGGGGCGAAGAAGAGGACCGTCCTCCCAGTCGCCCCACGGAGGCCTGGGTcgaggaggaggacagatgtcCCGGCTTCTCCATGAGGACCTGGGTCAAGGAGGAGGACGAAGCCCCTGGCCACCCCATAGGGGCCTGGGTGGAGGAGTGGGACGAACCTCCCGGTTTCTCCATGGGGCCCTGGCTCAAGGAGGAGGATGGACCCGCCAGCTGCTCCATGGAGGCCtgcgaggaggctgtgcaaacagaTGTGATCCCCGTGGCCATTGAGGGCATGAAGGACATGAGCGCCTGCGACACCTCAGCAGCAACGCACATGCTGGAGGATATGATGGGATACTGCGCTGCCAAGCCAGAGCAT ctgcagcagattgtggcatatatctatgagaaattgccaggcatcagggaggccacagcccagggcatcctcaagagcttccttctcctcctgacatGCCACTACCCCAGCGAGGTGGTCACCGGCCTCCTGAACTGCTCCCCGACCTGTGACAG CGTTGCCGTGGCCATGTGGGAGGTGACGGTCTCCCAGTCGTTGacagctgagaaggtgctgcaggagctgctctctgtgctgcaaGAGCGGCCCCTCTGCAAGCCGGGCACCACCATCAAGGACCTCACCTGCATGCTCCCCCTGACC GCGACCCGGGCGCTGAACATCATCCTTCTGCAGCACACTTGCAAGCAGGAGGTGAAGGCGCTCTTCCCCCGCCTCTACCTGgccctgctcttccaggtgtcctTTACCCTCGTCCACGCGCCAGAGGACATCCCCGCCTTCAGCCGTGAGGGCAAACTCATGTCTCCCAGGCCTGTCAG gacagcggTACAAGCCATGCAggcgctgctgtgctgcactggctacggggagcaggtcactgccatgcagcagcagggtggctgggAGATGATCAGCCGGCCCGAGACCCACCTCACGGGGGTTGCCTTGCTGGCCAG GCAGATGCGGGGGAACCCCCCGGAGGAGCGTGCCGAGATCTTCCTGAACCtgagcctggccctgaggggcaaGGACAAGTGCCAGGAGATCCCCTCTATGGCCTTCTTCATCGAG ctgctgcagtgccccgaCCTGTGTGCGGCAGCCgacgaggcagcgctgagcctcTGCCAGGCGCGGCTGGACAACGAGCGCCAGGTCATGCGCTGGCTGGCGCTCCGCGGCTTCCTCGCGCTCTCTGAGAAACCTGCCACG gcaaggaagatgcaggagttCATCCCAGACGTggtgcagcggctgcaggacgcCGATGGGGAGATGGATGCCAAGGCGCTGGCGGTGCTGCGCAACGTGCTGCGCCACGCCAACCCGCGGCAGGCCAGCCATATGGCTGTGCAGCTGGCCCGCGACctcctgtccctcttccccagc GAGGTCGGCGTGGTGCGGGAAATGGCCATGCGactctttggggagctgctgggccgggcggtaggcggtgagaggcagcatatgaagcagctggcgcgccaggggctgctgcccctcttcctccattttggggACCCACACCCTGGTGCGGCACAGGTACAGGGCACGGTGGCGGGCCATGCGGCCGCTCCG gccgcccaggcagccctcgtggacgctgcaaagctcctcagctggaagcagctccggAAGCTGGCCGAGACGGCGCAGACGTGGcacattggcgagtgcctg ctgcgggaggccgggccggtagCCAGCGAGTATGTGAGGCGCAGCTGCTGTTACCTGGAGCATCCTCGGGCCCCCCTGCGCGAGCAGGCCGTGCGCTTCATCG tccttcagcgcttggaaaaagacagcagcCCCACGGTCCGCTGCCTGGGCATGCAGACCATCTTCATCCTCCGAGCACCCAGGAAAGCATCCCCATCAGGCTTCTCCTTCCAAGCCCTGCGCGCCTGCCTGCGGAGAGCCCGGCAGCTGTGGCGCCCAGGCCCAGGCACCGGTGCGGCCTGA